Proteins co-encoded in one Nothobranchius furzeri strain GRZ-AD chromosome 4, NfurGRZ-RIMD1, whole genome shotgun sequence genomic window:
- the LOC139069676 gene encoding protein FAM9A-like has protein sequence MNKDEEEEEEEEEEEEEEEEEEEEEEEEEEEEEEEEEEEEEEEKEEEEEEKEDKYRKFEKKEIPSQEQKRQQMKAIQNKAGRMKTTEEVLSKGRRAKEEVHDAVGD, from the coding sequence ATGAATAaggatgaagaggaagaagaggaggaggaagaggaagaagaggaggaggaggaagaagaagaagaggaggaggaggaagaagaggaggaggaggaagaagaagaagaggaggaggaagaagaaaaagaagaggaggaggaagaaaaagagGACAAATATAGAAAATTTGAAAAGAAAGAAATTCCCTCTCAAGAGCAAAAGCGACAACAGATGAAAGCGATCCAGAACAAAGCAGGGAGGATGAAGACTACGGAGGAAGTTTTGTCTAAAGGGAGACGAGCCAAAGAGGAGGTACACGATGCTGTAGGAGATTAG